One window of the Lycorma delicatula isolate Av1 chromosome 3, ASM4794821v1, whole genome shotgun sequence genome contains the following:
- the LOC142321911 gene encoding serine/threonine-protein phosphatase 6 regulatory ankyrin repeat subunit C-like isoform X2 has product MSLAKKFLSLSYGCTALHYAVDNSQKELINFALECRANIEERDNNGWTPLLRGVYLGSETSALSELIQKGACVNVCDVRGQTPLMQAVLTNNGDSISVIKLLLSAGAEIKVFNKYNNTALLMANAHHDYVVVEELITSLQIDKDGFENEILSKIIGNGKNCEVATALTEPIQVIKE; this is encoded by the exons ttatgGTTGTACTGCTCTTCATTATGCTGTAGACAACTCACagaaggaattaattaattttgcactGGAATGTAGAGCTAATATAGAAGAAAGAGATAATAATGGATGGACACCACTTTTACGTGGAG tatatCTTGGTAGTGAAACATCAGCTTTATCAGAGTTGATACAGAAAGGAGCATGTGTAAATGTTTGTGATGTTCGTGGTCAGACACCTTTAATGCAAGCAGTGCTTACCAATAATGGAGATAGTATATCAGTAATTAAGCTTCTCTTATCAGCAGGTgcagaaataaaagtttttaataaatataacaatactgCTCTCCTGATGGCTAATGCACATCATGATtat GTTGTTGTAGAGGAACTGATAACATCATTACAAATTGATAAGGATggctttgaaaatgaaattttgagtaaaattattgGTAATGGTAAAAATTGTGAGGTTGCTACTGCTCTTACAGAACCGATACAAGTCATTAAAgagtaa